In Arthrobacter citreus, a genomic segment contains:
- a CDS encoding DHA2 family efflux MFS transporter permease subunit, which translates to MDNIKPWPALWSLVIGFFMILVDSTIVNVATPAIMADLDADIDKVIWVISAYLLAYAVPLLVTGRLGDRFGPRRIYLVGLVVFTGSSAWCGFAESVDMLILARVIQGLGAALMTPQTMSVITRIFPPQNRGTALGLWGATAGMATLVGPVLGGVLVDTLGWEWIFFINVPVGIVGFILAFRLVPKLPTAVHRFDLLGVFLSAAGMFCLVFGIQEGESYNWGTITGPLSVWSLIITGLVLLALFVLWQRLNRSEPLLPLSLFRDRNFSLANASITAMGFAITAFSLPLILYAQTVRGLSPTQAALLLTPMAVLSGVLAPLAGKMAQRSNPKFMAIAGFAALSVSLFWLGSILTPDTPYWLLMLPVALMGLANSCIWSPVSLTATRNLAPAVAGAGSGVYNTTRQFGAVIGSSAIAAMMQSRLSAQLGAGVESGEPSGGALPESLAAGYATAMGQSLYLPGAVILIGLAAALFYARPHEGTLPASRVSAPATGTEAGSGTGNATENPARSR; encoded by the coding sequence GTGGACAACATCAAACCCTGGCCCGCCCTGTGGTCGCTCGTCATCGGCTTTTTCATGATCCTTGTCGATTCCACGATCGTGAACGTGGCGACCCCGGCCATCATGGCCGACTTGGACGCCGACATCGACAAGGTCATCTGGGTCATCAGCGCCTACCTCCTGGCCTATGCAGTGCCGCTGCTGGTCACCGGCCGGCTCGGCGACCGTTTCGGGCCGCGGCGCATTTACTTGGTGGGGCTGGTGGTCTTCACCGGTTCCAGCGCCTGGTGCGGTTTTGCCGAATCGGTCGACATGCTGATTCTGGCCCGGGTCATCCAGGGCCTCGGTGCAGCGCTGATGACGCCCCAGACGATGTCGGTGATCACCCGGATTTTCCCGCCGCAGAACCGCGGCACCGCACTGGGGTTATGGGGCGCGACGGCGGGTATGGCCACCCTGGTGGGGCCGGTCCTCGGCGGGGTCCTGGTGGACACACTGGGCTGGGAATGGATCTTCTTCATCAATGTCCCGGTGGGAATTGTCGGATTCATCCTGGCCTTCCGCCTCGTGCCGAAGCTCCCCACGGCCGTGCACCGGTTTGATCTGCTTGGCGTCTTCCTCAGCGCTGCCGGAATGTTCTGCCTCGTGTTCGGCATCCAGGAGGGTGAATCCTACAACTGGGGCACCATCACCGGCCCGCTGTCCGTCTGGTCGCTGATCATCACGGGCCTCGTCCTGCTGGCACTCTTTGTTCTCTGGCAGCGCCTGAACCGCAGCGAACCGCTCCTGCCGCTGAGTTTGTTCCGGGACCGCAATTTCTCCCTCGCCAACGCTTCCATCACCGCGATGGGGTTCGCCATTACGGCATTCTCCCTGCCGCTGATCCTTTACGCGCAGACCGTCCGAGGCCTCTCCCCCACGCAGGCTGCCCTGCTGCTGACACCCATGGCGGTGCTTTCGGGTGTCCTGGCGCCGCTTGCGGGCAAAATGGCCCAGCGAAGCAACCCGAAGTTCATGGCCATCGCCGGCTTCGCTGCCCTGTCCGTATCCCTGTTCTGGCTCGGGAGTATCCTGACACCGGATACGCCATACTGGCTGCTGATGCTGCCCGTCGCACTGATGGGCCTGGCCAATTCCTGCATCTGGTCGCCGGTGTCGCTGACCGCCACCCGCAATCTTGCTCCCGCCGTCGCCGGAGCCGGCTCCGGCGTCTACAACACCACACGCCAGTTTGGCGCAGTTATCGGCAGCAGCGCGATTGCCGCCATGATGCAGTCCCGCCTCTCGGCACAGCTGGGTGCGGGCGTGGAGAGCGGAGAGCCTTCCGGCGGTGCCCTGCCGGAGTCGCTGGCCGCCGGTTATGCGACGGCCATGGGCCAGTCCCTGTACCTGCCCGGCGCCGTGATTCTGATCGGCCTGGCCGCAGCGCTCTTTTACGCACGTCCCCACGAGGGAACACTTCCGGCATCCCGCGTCTCCGCTCCCGCGACCGGGACCGAAGCGGGATCGGGGACAGGGAACGCAACCGAGAATCCTGCCCGCAGCCGGTAA
- a CDS encoding MFS transporter, which produces MSNYTAAQPHDRMTREERKVLAGTLVGTTIEWYDFFIYAQAAGLVLAALYFGPVSEGPLGQVVSFATIGISFLFRPLGAVVAGHLGDRLGRKKMLVFTLLMMGASTALIGLVPTYAQIGVAAPILLVLLRILQGFSAGGEWGGAALLSVEHAPVNKRGLFGAYPQIGVPIGMILATFVMYVLSTSLSEEQFLSWGWRIPFLFSVVLIGVGYFIRRSVAESPVFKEIQERRKESSAPLAQLFKHNTREVVLSALIFIANNAAGYLVIAFFASYATGKPDAGGLGMDRPSVLLATTLGSFGWLIFTLYGGILSDRIGRIRTFQIGYAWVFLWSVPMFLLIDTTNIVLFAVAIFVLTIGLGLSYGPQSAMYAEMFPARVRYSGVSIGYALGAILGGAFAPTIAQALLNETGWSPSIGIYIMVLCVISFTAVSMVKETKGTDLHVEAVQKQGRA; this is translated from the coding sequence ATGAGTAATTACACTGCCGCGCAGCCTCACGACCGGATGACTCGGGAGGAACGGAAGGTCCTCGCCGGCACCCTGGTGGGCACCACCATCGAGTGGTACGACTTTTTCATTTACGCGCAGGCGGCCGGGCTTGTCCTTGCCGCCCTCTACTTCGGCCCGGTCAGCGAAGGCCCGTTGGGTCAGGTGGTCTCCTTCGCAACCATCGGCATCAGTTTCCTCTTCCGCCCACTGGGCGCCGTCGTCGCCGGCCACCTCGGCGACAGGCTGGGCCGGAAGAAGATGCTGGTCTTCACCCTTCTGATGATGGGAGCCTCCACGGCCCTGATCGGGCTGGTGCCCACCTACGCCCAGATCGGCGTCGCCGCGCCCATCCTGCTGGTCCTGCTGCGCATCCTGCAGGGCTTTTCCGCCGGCGGGGAATGGGGCGGCGCCGCCCTGCTGTCGGTGGAGCACGCCCCGGTGAACAAACGCGGACTCTTCGGCGCGTACCCGCAAATTGGGGTTCCGATCGGGATGATCCTGGCAACCTTCGTGATGTACGTGCTGAGCACGAGCCTCAGCGAGGAGCAGTTCCTGTCCTGGGGCTGGCGGATTCCGTTCCTGTTCTCGGTGGTGCTGATCGGCGTCGGGTACTTTATCCGCCGCTCCGTGGCTGAAAGCCCGGTCTTCAAGGAAATCCAGGAGCGCAGGAAGGAATCCTCGGCACCGCTGGCGCAGCTGTTCAAGCACAACACCCGGGAAGTGGTCCTGAGCGCCCTGATCTTTATTGCCAACAACGCGGCCGGGTATCTGGTCATCGCTTTTTTTGCTTCCTATGCCACGGGAAAGCCCGACGCCGGCGGGCTGGGAATGGACCGGCCATCGGTGTTGCTGGCCACCACGCTGGGATCGTTCGGCTGGCTGATCTTCACGCTCTACGGCGGGATCCTCTCCGACCGGATCGGCCGGATCCGTACCTTCCAGATTGGTTATGCCTGGGTGTTCCTGTGGTCGGTCCCGATGTTCCTGCTGATCGACACCACCAACATTGTCCTGTTTGCGGTGGCGATTTTTGTCCTGACCATCGGCCTGGGCCTGTCCTACGGACCGCAGTCGGCCATGTATGCGGAGATGTTCCCGGCCCGGGTGCGGTACTCGGGCGTGTCCATCGGGTACGCACTCGGGGCCATCCTGGGCGGGGCGTTCGCGCCAACCATTGCGCAGGCGCTGTTGAACGAGACCGGCTGGTCTCCGTCCATCGGCATTTACATCATGGTGCTGTGCGTGATCTCGTTTACCGCTGTGTCCATGGTCAAGGAAACCAAGGGAACGGACCTGCACGTGGAAGCGGTCCAGAAGCAGGGGCGCGCCTGA
- a CDS encoding META domain-containing protein produces the protein MRSRAPLGRRLPGALRLAAALLAVVALVSCADSPGSGTPSVEGSWGDTDNSSAPSLDFASDGRVSGTDGCNRLMGFWTQDGAAVTLKDMASTLMACQGVDTWLSAAATAEIDGDTLALFNGNGDPIGTLQR, from the coding sequence ATGCGTTCAAGGGCACCCTTGGGCCGGCGGTTGCCCGGCGCCCTCCGGCTGGCAGCGGCCCTGCTGGCGGTGGTTGCTTTGGTGTCCTGCGCTGACAGCCCTGGCTCCGGGACGCCCTCGGTGGAGGGCAGTTGGGGCGACACGGATAATTCCAGTGCCCCCTCGCTGGACTTCGCTTCCGACGGCCGGGTTAGCGGGACTGACGGCTGCAACCGCCTGATGGGGTTTTGGACTCAGGACGGCGCGGCAGTGACCCTGAAGGATATGGCCTCCACTCTGATGGCATGCCAGGGGGTGGACACCTGGCTGTCCGCTGCCGCCACCGCCGAAATCGACGGCGACACGCTGGCCCTGTTCAACGGCAACGGTGACCCGATCGGCACCCTCCAGCGCTAG
- the corA gene encoding magnesium/cobalt transporter CorA — MTLIDNGVYVDGKRQHTPDNLDETFELTRTSGGMAWIGLYRPDDVELLAVAEEFGLNLLTVEDALAGHQRAKLEHYDDTLFAVLRPARYLDDVERVEFGELHVFVGPNFVVTVRHAESPDLGRVRKRLEQEPDLLALGPHAVLYAVLDQVVDEYAPVAAGLENDIDEIEDQLFGGDVEVSRRIYELSREVIQFQRALSPLEGVVGALQRNADQFGVPAELRDNLGDVLDHVLRLIDRVNAYRALLENALNLASTLASNRLAETSIEQNEQVKRISSWAAILFAPTLVGTIYGMNFEHMPELAWEWGYPLALVAMVVMGAALYVTFKRNKWL, encoded by the coding sequence ATGACCTTGATCGACAACGGCGTGTATGTGGACGGTAAGCGGCAGCACACTCCGGACAACCTCGACGAGACCTTCGAACTGACGCGCACCTCCGGTGGGATGGCGTGGATTGGCCTGTACCGGCCGGACGACGTCGAGCTGCTGGCCGTCGCGGAGGAGTTCGGCCTGAACCTGCTGACGGTGGAAGATGCTCTGGCGGGACATCAGCGGGCCAAGCTGGAGCATTACGACGACACCCTGTTTGCGGTGCTGCGCCCGGCGCGCTATCTCGACGACGTGGAGCGGGTGGAGTTCGGTGAACTGCACGTTTTTGTCGGCCCCAACTTTGTTGTCACCGTCCGCCACGCCGAGTCTCCGGACCTGGGGCGTGTGCGCAAACGGCTGGAACAGGAACCGGACCTGCTGGCCCTTGGCCCGCACGCCGTGCTGTACGCGGTGCTGGACCAGGTGGTGGATGAATACGCGCCGGTGGCCGCCGGATTGGAGAATGACATTGACGAAATCGAGGATCAGCTCTTTGGCGGCGACGTGGAGGTGTCACGCCGCATCTATGAACTGTCCCGGGAGGTCATCCAGTTCCAGCGGGCGCTGTCCCCGCTGGAGGGCGTGGTGGGAGCCCTGCAGCGCAACGCGGACCAGTTTGGTGTTCCCGCCGAGCTGCGGGACAACCTCGGCGACGTGCTGGACCACGTCCTGCGGCTGATCGACCGGGTCAATGCCTACCGCGCGCTGCTGGAGAACGCCCTGAATCTGGCCTCCACGCTGGCCTCCAACCGGCTGGCGGAAACCAGCATTGAGCAGAACGAACAGGTCAAGCGGATCTCCTCCTGGGCTGCCATTCTTTTTGCCCCCACCCTGGTGGGAACCATTTACGGCATGAACTTTGAGCACATGCCTGAGCTGGCCTGGGAGTGGGGCTATCCGCTGGCGCTGGTGGCTATGGTGGTTATGGGTGCGGCGCTGTACGTCACCTTCAAACGGAACAAGTGGCTTTAG
- a CDS encoding acetamidase/formamidase family protein — MESVEYRPRRDQLVYTFGGVAPVLRIKPGTALKLWSEDAFNNALTSIEDISSEKVNLNFVNPQTGPFYVEGAEPGDTLALHIVDLTPARSYGASATIPFFGGLTSTDRTAFLQDPLPDTTWIYHVDSANQTVGFSARFGDFEIALPLEPMLGTVGVAPPGGEVRSSLVPERFGGNMDSPEVKAGTTVYLGVNQEGALFSVGDGHYRQGEGEACGTAVEGAMNSTIIVELIKGGAPAWPRLETDSEWMAVGSSRPMEDSWRIGQVEMVRWFGELFGLHQMDAYQLLTQTALAPIANAVDANYSVVVKARKALFPPADAYAGLHADLRRRSAELI, encoded by the coding sequence ATGGAATCCGTGGAATACAGGCCCCGCCGTGACCAGCTGGTTTATACGTTCGGAGGAGTTGCTCCGGTGCTGCGGATAAAACCGGGCACGGCACTGAAGTTGTGGTCCGAGGATGCCTTCAACAATGCGCTGACATCAATAGAGGACATTTCCAGCGAAAAGGTAAATCTCAACTTCGTGAATCCGCAGACCGGCCCCTTCTATGTGGAGGGGGCTGAGCCCGGGGATACGCTGGCCCTGCATATCGTGGATCTGACTCCTGCACGCAGTTACGGCGCGTCAGCCACCATTCCCTTTTTCGGCGGTCTGACAAGTACCGACCGGACGGCTTTCCTGCAGGATCCGCTGCCGGACACCACCTGGATTTACCACGTTGACTCCGCGAACCAGACGGTGGGTTTCTCGGCCCGGTTCGGGGACTTTGAGATTGCCCTTCCCCTTGAACCGATGCTCGGCACCGTGGGTGTCGCACCGCCGGGCGGGGAGGTGCGGTCCTCGCTGGTGCCGGAGCGATTCGGCGGCAACATGGACTCTCCGGAGGTCAAGGCAGGGACAACGGTCTATCTCGGGGTGAACCAGGAAGGTGCCCTGTTCTCGGTTGGGGACGGCCACTACCGCCAGGGCGAAGGGGAAGCGTGCGGCACCGCCGTCGAAGGCGCGATGAATTCCACGATCATCGTGGAACTGATCAAGGGTGGAGCCCCGGCCTGGCCGCGGCTGGAGACCGACTCCGAGTGGATGGCGGTGGGATCCTCGCGTCCCATGGAGGACTCGTGGCGGATTGGACAGGTGGAAATGGTCCGCTGGTTTGGTGAGCTCTTTGGCCTCCACCAGATGGACGCCTACCAGTTGCTGACCCAGACTGCCCTTGCCCCGATCGCCAATGCGGTTGACGCCAATTACAGCGTGGTGGTCAAGGCGCGAAAAGCGCTCTTTCCTCCGGCCGACGCCTACGCGGGTCTGCACGCCGACCTCCGCCGCCGCAGCGCCGAACTGATCTAA
- a CDS encoding SDR family oxidoreductase yields the protein MDLQLTGKTALVTGGTRGIGRAIVETFLAEGANVAFCARSAEQVAEAEEILSAVGPRVEGTAVDMADADAVARWVDGVAERFTGIDAVVSNVSALAIDDSDAGWQASLEVDLLGTVRLMKAALPHVQGSSSPSLVAISSVSGREVDFTSGPYGTVKSALIAYMAGLAFQLADQGIRANTVSPGNTYHDGGVWQSIEANNPELFAESMGLNPTGRMGVPQEVADAVVFLSSPVSSRTTGANLLVDGGLSRGIQF from the coding sequence ATGGACCTGCAGCTGACTGGAAAAACCGCCCTTGTTACCGGAGGTACGCGGGGAATTGGCCGGGCCATCGTGGAAACGTTCCTGGCGGAGGGCGCCAACGTGGCTTTCTGCGCGCGCAGCGCTGAGCAGGTGGCGGAGGCCGAGGAGATCCTGTCGGCTGTGGGACCGCGCGTGGAGGGAACGGCCGTGGATATGGCAGACGCCGACGCCGTGGCACGGTGGGTGGACGGCGTGGCCGAACGCTTTACCGGAATTGACGCCGTGGTCAGCAACGTCAGCGCCCTGGCCATCGATGACTCCGATGCGGGATGGCAGGCCTCGCTCGAAGTGGATCTGCTGGGAACAGTACGCCTGATGAAGGCGGCGCTTCCGCATGTCCAGGGCAGTTCCTCTCCCTCCCTGGTGGCCATATCCAGCGTCTCCGGCCGGGAAGTGGACTTCACCTCCGGACCCTACGGAACGGTGAAGTCAGCGCTCATCGCGTACATGGCCGGCCTGGCTTTCCAGCTGGCGGACCAGGGCATCCGGGCCAACACCGTGTCGCCAGGGAATACTTATCACGACGGCGGTGTCTGGCAGAGCATCGAGGCCAACAACCCCGAACTCTTCGCGGAGTCCATGGGGCTGAACCCCACCGGGCGGATGGGGGTGCCGCAGGAAGTGGCCGACGCCGTCGTCTTCCTCTCCAGCCCTGTCTCCAGCCGAACAACCGGCGCCAATCTCCTGGTGGACGGCGGACTTTCGCGCGGCATCCAGTTCTAG
- a CDS encoding nucleotidyl transferase AbiEii/AbiGii toxin family protein, translating into MSTPLEENQPEEIIPPKNVRYLERNIAERARAERSTVGKLKSLVANLVVCQMLPPSAVKGGTGLKLRLGENLTRQTPDLDTAFRGNMKEFEEQLRENLNSGWGDFTGAVISGIPRAPASVPAAYVMRPFAVKLQYRKKPFTTVELEVGFDELEATEELTETALSAELVETFVALGLPQPNPVPVLPLHHQVSQKLHACTEPGSQRAHDLVDLQLMEDLADDVLVAETVERLFRFRRQHEWPAHAVSTKEWETLYADAALGLEQVVLPTVGGAIKWLNDEYIPRIVAAGRNS; encoded by the coding sequence TTGAGCACACCACTCGAAGAAAATCAGCCTGAAGAAATCATTCCTCCCAAGAATGTCCGGTATTTAGAGAGAAATATCGCAGAGCGGGCAAGGGCTGAGAGATCCACCGTTGGCAAGCTCAAGTCCTTGGTAGCCAACCTGGTGGTGTGCCAGATGTTACCGCCATCGGCTGTGAAGGGCGGCACTGGTCTGAAGCTACGGCTCGGCGAGAACCTCACCCGTCAAACTCCGGACCTGGACACAGCCTTTCGTGGGAACATGAAGGAGTTCGAGGAGCAGTTACGAGAGAATCTTAACTCCGGCTGGGGAGACTTCACTGGCGCGGTAATTTCAGGTATCCCTCGCGCGCCAGCGAGCGTGCCCGCCGCCTACGTCATGCGGCCTTTTGCCGTGAAACTGCAGTATCGGAAGAAGCCTTTCACGACTGTGGAGCTTGAAGTCGGCTTCGACGAACTTGAGGCAACCGAAGAACTCACGGAGACAGCACTCTCCGCGGAATTGGTCGAGACCTTCGTGGCCTTGGGGCTCCCCCAGCCGAACCCCGTGCCTGTACTTCCCCTCCACCATCAAGTCTCACAGAAACTGCATGCCTGTACCGAACCGGGCAGCCAGCGGGCTCACGATCTGGTCGACCTGCAGCTGATGGAAGATCTTGCCGACGACGTCTTGGTGGCCGAGACGGTGGAAAGGCTCTTCCGATTCCGACGCCAACACGAGTGGCCAGCCCACGCCGTCTCTACTAAGGAGTGGGAGACTCTATACGCCGATGCGGCCCTCGGCCTGGAACAAGTAGTGCTTCCAACAGTCGGCGGCGCCATCAAATGGCTCAACGATGAATACATTCCGCGTATCGTTGCAGCGGGACGAAATTCCTAA
- a CDS encoding type IV toxin-antitoxin system AbiEi family antitoxin domain-containing protein — MTSKSTLDPADPESWTPQHWSREEWFYMWTKGLDPWRIAVLRRVPYRKVYDQVRTWIIHHPELFGQRLMVHEQSALPPGGLKKPKPTGEERAADLMDFRQVYVTFPRGYLERESSLYSFLQSQRGRYRAGKLLESRKDYLDDRVPGWLTVPKLERERELWDQQLGELEKFVRERGRYSLYTTGVDTSGKNPHCVVGTPTSLPVHWASNYNADTESGPTNSRLAETLKVPNGTTVVTRVTATMVAVMAKAYRKRYAFDMRSNSSYRQTLREIAYDTHGVITVADAREAGVPPVELRKLTARGALRRIGHGVYRMIEAPSNNLAEFAEAVALGGEGAVLADESVLAAYGLGQVNLRKIRVATPRRVRSRLPNTVVIEQRKLPLGVRDYIDGIPAMSVESALLGSRGRIMTERLVDAARKAEQHGLLDSAAATRVIRELETS, encoded by the coding sequence ATGACCAGTAAGTCAACCTTGGATCCCGCCGACCCGGAGTCCTGGACCCCGCAGCACTGGTCCCGTGAAGAGTGGTTCTATATGTGGACCAAGGGCCTGGATCCGTGGCGCATCGCCGTGCTGCGCCGGGTGCCGTACCGGAAGGTCTACGACCAAGTCCGCACCTGGATCATCCATCACCCCGAACTGTTCGGGCAGCGGCTCATGGTCCATGAGCAGTCGGCCCTGCCGCCGGGCGGTCTGAAGAAGCCGAAGCCCACAGGGGAAGAACGGGCCGCCGACCTGATGGACTTCCGACAGGTCTATGTAACCTTCCCCCGCGGATACCTCGAGAGGGAAAGCTCGCTGTACAGCTTCCTGCAAAGCCAACGCGGCCGGTACCGGGCCGGAAAACTCCTCGAATCCCGGAAGGACTATTTGGATGACAGGGTGCCTGGATGGCTGACAGTCCCAAAGTTGGAAAGAGAGCGTGAACTTTGGGACCAACAGCTTGGCGAGTTGGAGAAGTTCGTCCGTGAACGCGGCAGGTATTCGCTGTACACGACGGGCGTAGATACCTCGGGAAAAAATCCTCACTGTGTGGTTGGAACGCCAACGTCACTGCCTGTGCACTGGGCGTCTAACTACAACGCGGATACGGAGTCTGGACCTACAAATTCCCGCTTGGCAGAGACCCTGAAGGTTCCGAACGGAACTACGGTCGTCACGAGGGTGACGGCCACGATGGTCGCGGTGATGGCAAAAGCGTACCGAAAACGGTACGCTTTTGACATGAGATCGAATAGTTCTTACCGGCAGACCCTGAGGGAAATTGCCTACGACACCCATGGCGTCATAACAGTAGCCGATGCAAGGGAAGCAGGAGTCCCGCCCGTCGAGCTCCGGAAGCTCACCGCACGTGGGGCTCTACGACGGATCGGGCATGGCGTTTATCGGATGATCGAAGCTCCTTCGAACAACCTCGCCGAGTTCGCTGAAGCTGTCGCTCTCGGGGGAGAAGGGGCAGTACTCGCCGACGAGTCGGTGCTCGCGGCCTACGGGCTGGGTCAGGTCAACCTCCGCAAAATCAGGGTTGCAACTCCTCGGCGGGTTCGTAGCCGGCTCCCGAACACCGTCGTGATTGAACAACGGAAACTGCCTCTCGGAGTCCGGGACTACATTGATGGAATCCCGGCGATGAGTGTGGAAAGCGCATTATTGGGTTCACGAGGACGAATCATGACTGAACGCTTGGTCGATGCGGCTCGGAAGGCGGAACAACATGGTTTACTCGACTCAGCAGCCGCAACCCGCGTCATTAGAGAATTAGAGACATCTTGA
- a CDS encoding GNAT family N-acetyltransferase, protein MIRTLNLPATLNAKGRDFTLRRASEDDLESLMLLLADDPISANRGDKALTSDAPAYRSALTAIIEDPSNELIVVVDDEDELLATMQLTRIPGMARRGATRLLVEAVRVRSDNRSSGVGSAMMCWVTGTAAPLIEADLVQLTSDEARHDAHRFYERLGFVGTHRGFKYKVG, encoded by the coding sequence ATGATCAGAACCTTGAACTTGCCAGCCACTCTGAATGCCAAGGGCCGGGACTTCACTCTGCGGAGAGCTTCCGAAGATGATCTCGAATCACTCATGCTTCTACTCGCCGATGATCCGATTAGCGCTAATCGAGGTGACAAGGCTTTGACCTCTGATGCTCCCGCATACCGTTCTGCTCTGACGGCGATCATCGAAGATCCATCCAACGAGCTCATCGTTGTCGTCGACGATGAGGACGAGCTTCTGGCGACCATGCAGCTGACCCGAATTCCGGGAATGGCAAGACGCGGTGCGACTCGGCTTCTTGTCGAGGCAGTTAGAGTGCGAAGCGACAACAGGTCAAGCGGGGTAGGATCCGCGATGATGTGCTGGGTTACCGGCACAGCAGCACCCCTGATCGAGGCTGATCTCGTGCAACTCACCTCTGACGAGGCGCGGCACGACGCGCACCGCTTTTATGAACGCCTGGGATTTGTTGGGACGCATCGCGGATTCAAGTACAAAGTGGGGTGA
- a CDS encoding heavy metal translocating P-type ATPase produces MKRLSLVRTYPEVAATVVVGLAVAVLLGTGFPTAAAWTASGYALVIAARTAVGMVRDIRQGHWGLDVLAVLAILATVAVGEYVAALIIVLMLSGGQALEDYAGRRARSELDALLERTPQTAHRLDAGSGTPTDIPADDVAAGDVLLVKPAELVPVDGVLLSAEASFDESSLTGESLPVTRTAGENVLSGSVNGSQAVRIRATATTANSQYQRIVALVREASESRAPVVRLADRFAVPFTAVSLVIAGAAWLLSGDPVRFAEVLVLATPCPLLIAAPVAFLGGMSRSARNGIIVKGGATLQQLARARSVAFDKTGTLTYGRPRLVAVNPEPPFSADEVLQLAASAEQYSSHVLAAAVQAAAVERGLTLSPADSASEVATNGVLAQVNGRTVLVGKQRFVAAAVSGTVTAPAAGQLMVYVGVDGRFAGILALSDTPRENARATLDRLAGLGLARPVMLTGDGRASAESTAAVLGIGTVHAELLPEDKVRLVAAMPQRPVIMVGDGVNDAPVLAAADVGIAMGARGSTAAGESADAVIVADDISKVADAVDIGRRTMRVALGSIWLGISLSVALMLTAAFGFIPAVAGALTQELVDLAAILNALRALGGGRSAAPAAAVPPESRKVPEPSA; encoded by the coding sequence ATGAAGAGGCTCTCGTTGGTGCGGACGTATCCGGAGGTGGCCGCGACCGTCGTCGTCGGGCTTGCGGTTGCCGTGCTGCTGGGAACCGGATTTCCCACCGCCGCCGCCTGGACTGCCTCCGGGTATGCCCTGGTCATTGCCGCCCGCACTGCCGTCGGCATGGTCCGCGACATCCGGCAGGGCCACTGGGGGCTAGATGTCCTGGCCGTGCTCGCCATCCTCGCCACAGTGGCGGTGGGCGAGTACGTTGCCGCCCTGATCATTGTGCTGATGCTCTCCGGCGGACAGGCGCTGGAAGACTATGCGGGCAGACGCGCCCGCAGCGAACTCGATGCCCTGCTGGAACGGACACCGCAGACGGCGCACCGGCTCGATGCCGGGAGCGGGACACCCACCGACATTCCCGCGGACGACGTCGCCGCCGGAGACGTTCTGCTCGTCAAACCCGCGGAGCTGGTTCCCGTGGACGGCGTGCTGCTCAGCGCCGAAGCGTCCTTTGATGAATCGTCACTGACCGGTGAATCCCTGCCGGTCACGCGCACTGCCGGAGAGAACGTGCTGAGCGGTTCGGTGAACGGGTCACAGGCTGTGCGCATCCGTGCCACGGCGACGACGGCGAACAGCCAGTACCAGCGGATTGTGGCCCTGGTCCGCGAAGCATCGGAGTCCAGGGCACCGGTGGTCCGGCTGGCGGACCGGTTCGCGGTTCCGTTCACCGCCGTGTCGCTGGTCATCGCCGGGGCCGCCTGGCTCCTCAGCGGCGATCCGGTGCGATTCGCCGAGGTGCTGGTCCTGGCCACCCCCTGCCCGCTGCTCATTGCTGCCCCGGTGGCTTTTTTGGGCGGCATGAGCCGGTCCGCGCGCAACGGCATCATCGTCAAGGGCGGGGCCACCCTGCAGCAGCTGGCCCGGGCCCGCAGCGTTGCCTTCGACAAGACCGGCACCCTGACCTACGGCAGGCCCCGGCTGGTGGCCGTGAACCCCGAGCCACCGTTCTCCGCCGATGAGGTGCTGCAGCTCGCTGCCTCGGCCGAGCAATATTCCTCCCATGTGCTCGCCGCCGCCGTGCAGGCTGCGGCCGTGGAGCGCGGCCTGACCCTGAGCCCGGCTGACTCCGCATCCGAGGTGGCCACCAACGGGGTGCTGGCACAGGTCAACGGCCGCACCGTGCTGGTGGGCAAACAGCGGTTTGTGGCCGCGGCGGTTTCCGGCACGGTGACCGCACCGGCCGCTGGGCAGCTCATGGTGTACGTCGGAGTTGACGGACGTTTCGCCGGCATCCTGGCCCTGAGCGACACCCCGCGGGAAAACGCCCGCGCCACCCTGGACCGTCTGGCCGGGCTGGGGCTGGCCCGTCCTGTCATGCTCACCGGCGACGGCCGGGCGTCAGCGGAAAGCACGGCCGCCGTGCTGGGCATCGGGACCGTTCATGCCGAGCTGCTGCCGGAGGACAAGGTCAGGCTGGTGGCGGCCATGCCGCAGCGGCCGGTGATCATGGTGGGCGACGGCGTGAATGACGCGCCGGTGCTGGCGGCCGCCGACGTCGGCATTGCCATGGGTGCGCGCGGATCCACAGCGGCCGGAGAGTCGGCCGACGCCGTGATCGTTGCCGATGACATCTCGAAGGTGGCGGACGCCGTCGACATCGGCAGGCGGACCATGCGCGTGGCCCTGGGCAGCATCTGGCTGGGCATCAGCCTCAGCGTCGCGCTGATGCTCACGGCGGCTTTCGGGTTCATTCCCGCCGTCGCCGGCGCCCTGACCCAGGAGCTGGTGGATCTGGCCGCCATCCTGAACGCGCTGCGGGCGCTGGGCGGCGGAAGAAGCGCGGCGCCGGCTGCCGCTGTTCCGCCGGAGTCCCGCAAAGTTCCCGAACCCAGTGCCTAG